From Desulfosalsimonas propionicica, the proteins below share one genomic window:
- a CDS encoding TIGR04211 family SH3 domain-containing protein, translating into MKKTAIVFILGFLSICMAAPSHAETRYIGDLMEITLRTGPGLNYRIIKMLKSGQTVETLETEDNWTRIRLSDNTTGWVFSRYVTRGKPKSLVADSLQEEIGPLRTKVKSLTEENQRLIKRNQELADELTSTREELQSLENEYATLQEESGDYLKLKDEHASLTKTLEEKDQRIQTLEKQVSDAFFSAGLKWFLAGAGVLLLGMIIGNRIASRKKRPGLR; encoded by the coding sequence ATGAAAAAAACGGCGATTGTTTTTATTCTCGGATTTTTGTCCATATGCATGGCAGCCCCGTCCCATGCCGAGACCCGCTATATCGGCGATCTGATGGAAATCACCCTTCGGACCGGTCCCGGCCTGAATTACCGGATCATTAAGATGCTCAAATCCGGCCAGACCGTGGAAACCCTGGAAACGGAGGATAACTGGACCCGGATTCGCCTCTCAGATAACACCACCGGTTGGGTGTTTTCCCGTTATGTCACCAGGGGAAAGCCCAAAAGCCTGGTGGCCGACTCCCTGCAGGAGGAAATCGGGCCGTTGCGCACAAAGGTAAAGTCTTTAACCGAGGAAAACCAGCGCCTGATCAAACGCAACCAGGAGTTGGCCGATGAGCTGACAAGCACCCGGGAGGAACTCCAATCCCTGGAAAATGAATATGCCACCCTTCAGGAGGAATCCGGAGATTACCTAAAGCTCAAAGATGAGCACGCCAGCCTCACAAAAACCCTGGAAGAAAAAGATCAGCGGATCCAGACCCTGGAAAAGCAGGTATCGGACGCGTTTTTCTCGGCGGGCCTGAAATGGTTCCTTGCCGGGGCCGGGGTTTTGCTGCTGGGAATGATCATCGGAAACCGCATCGCATCCAGGAAAAAGCGCCCTGGCCTGAGATAA